Proteins co-encoded in one Bremerella sp. TYQ1 genomic window:
- a CDS encoding DUF1501 domain-containing protein, producing the protein MNPFHRPLQNITRRYFLSQCQAGIGGMALSSLLGGSLQASDTRSKNPMAPDQPHFPAKAKSVIYLHMTGSPPNLDMFDYKPELLKYNDKDCPAEFLEGKEFAFTKGTPKLMGTPHKFRKVGKSGLWMSDALNHLEDVADDLCFVHSMNTDQFNHAPAELLLFTGSPRLGRPSMGSWVTYGLGSENQNLPGFVVLVSSGSNPSGGNSDWGSGFLPSVYQGVQCRSKGDPVLYLNNPQGMSKDMRRMTLDAMNDLNELELQRNGNPETETRISQYELAFRMQMAAPEAMDLSQETQSTLDAYGAKPGDSSLANNCLLARRLVERGVRFVHLFDWGWDFHGTGKATGLGDGLTGKCATMDKPVTMLLKDLKQRGLLEDTLVVWSGEFGRTPFREGRTAGSQILGRDHYPDVFTVWMAGGGVKPGYSYGSSDELGFKVAENKVHVHDLQATILHCLGMDHEHLTYHYAGRDFRLTDVHGHVVHDILA; encoded by the coding sequence ATGAATCCTTTCCATCGACCTCTCCAAAATATCACGCGTCGCTACTTCCTATCGCAGTGCCAGGCCGGTATTGGTGGCATGGCGTTAAGCTCGTTGTTGGGAGGTTCACTGCAAGCTTCCGATACGCGAAGCAAGAACCCGATGGCTCCGGATCAGCCGCACTTTCCTGCCAAAGCAAAGTCGGTCATCTATTTGCACATGACCGGTTCGCCGCCGAACTTGGACATGTTTGATTACAAGCCGGAGTTGCTGAAGTACAACGACAAGGACTGCCCGGCGGAGTTCCTCGAAGGGAAGGAGTTCGCGTTTACCAAGGGCACGCCCAAGCTGATGGGCACGCCGCACAAGTTCCGCAAAGTTGGTAAGTCTGGCTTGTGGATGTCGGACGCGCTGAATCACTTGGAAGATGTCGCGGACGATCTTTGTTTCGTCCACTCGATGAATACCGATCAGTTCAATCACGCTCCGGCGGAACTGCTGCTGTTTACCGGATCGCCACGCTTGGGACGCCCTTCGATGGGCTCTTGGGTTACTTATGGATTAGGTTCAGAAAATCAAAACTTGCCAGGCTTCGTCGTGCTCGTTTCCAGCGGATCGAATCCGTCAGGCGGCAACAGCGACTGGGGCAGCGGGTTCCTGCCATCTGTCTATCAGGGCGTTCAGTGCCGGTCGAAGGGAGACCCCGTTTTGTACTTGAACAACCCGCAAGGGATGAGCAAGGACATGCGGCGAATGACGCTCGACGCGATGAACGACTTGAATGAACTGGAGCTTCAGCGAAACGGCAATCCGGAAACGGAAACGCGAATCAGCCAATACGAGCTGGCCTTCCGCATGCAAATGGCGGCTCCTGAGGCTATGGATTTAAGCCAGGAAACGCAGTCGACGCTCGATGCCTATGGCGCGAAGCCAGGTGACTCGAGCCTGGCCAACAACTGTTTACTGGCTCGTCGCCTGGTCGAACGAGGCGTCCGCTTTGTTCACCTCTTTGACTGGGGCTGGGACTTCCACGGCACCGGAAAGGCAACAGGACTCGGCGATGGTCTTACGGGCAAATGTGCCACGATGGACAAGCCAGTGACGATGCTCTTGAAGGATCTCAAGCAGCGAGGTCTGCTGGAAGATACCTTGGTGGTTTGGAGCGGCGAGTTCGGCCGAACCCCATTCCGCGAAGGACGAACGGCCGGCAGCCAAATTCTCGGTCGCGATCACTACCCCGACGTCTTCACCGTTTGGATGGCCGGCGGTGGAGTGAAGCCAGGCTATTCGTACGGATCAAGCGACGAGCTCGGTTTCAAAGTTGCCGAAAACAAAGTCCACGTCCACGACTTGCAAGCCACCATCTTGCACTGCTTGGGTATGGATCATGAACATCTTACGTATCACTATGCCGGTCGAGATTTCCGTTTGACCGACGTTCATGGGCATGTGGTCCACGACATTTTGGCGTAG
- a CDS encoding DUF4339 domain-containing protein gives MNSIVLPERTNTACVTNDGTPGEEAPFLQAPAMKTELIYQKLGEIFPTLKPFLESGKKKKHQYPGREKRKTPIFAPEPPKDAKPDLTEFYVKFPPKFQESGPYRLAELKTLARDGLITAETHIRTEKSSWIYAKNIKGLVSVQPEDE, from the coding sequence ATGAACTCGATCGTACTTCCCGAACGAACAAACACCGCATGCGTAACGAACGACGGAACACCCGGTGAAGAAGCCCCTTTCCTACAGGCCCCCGCCATGAAAACGGAATTGATTTACCAAAAACTCGGCGAGATCTTCCCTACCCTCAAGCCGTTCCTTGAGTCAGGCAAAAAGAAGAAGCACCAGTATCCTGGGCGTGAAAAGCGGAAGACGCCGATCTTCGCTCCGGAACCACCCAAAGATGCGAAGCCTGACTTGACCGAGTTTTACGTCAAGTTCCCGCCCAAGTTTCAGGAGTCGGGCCCCTACCGTCTGGCCGAACTGAAGACGCTCGCACGCGACGGCTTGATCACCGCGGAAACGCACATTCGCACCGAGAAGTCGTCTTGGATTTACGCCAAGAACATCAAGGGCCTTGTCTCGGTGCAGCCGGAAGACGAATAA
- a CDS encoding DUF1553 domain-containing protein yields MKILIRSALAIFCLSVLPMVATAEELEIDFGRDIRPILSGKCFHCHGPDPESREAGLRLDLEEEARAELESGMQAIIPGHADDSELIARVISDDEFSRMPPPEIGKPLTEREVQLLKQWINDGAKYAPHWSFVPPKKHDPPQVEQTDWVKHPIDHFVLKRLQAEGLTPNEEADRYTLARRVSFALTGLPLSVEETEAFVNDDSPDAYEKLVDRLLADPAYGERWTRVWLDIARYADSMGYASDYLRTIWPYRDWVIQAINENKPFDQFSIEQLAGDLLPNPTQEQIVATGFNRNTMTNTEGGTNDEEFRNAAVVDRVNTTVLAWMGLTMECAQCHTHKYDPITQKEYFEFFAIFNQTADADRRDEAPVHSWFTDQQKAQQASIQSQIDQAKGKLKGMLENSTDIVLSESIPNVGRYVRVENLTDGGFLHIAEVQVFSGADNVAMKGKATQSSVDYNGPPNLAIDGNTNGDYSGAMSTTHTKEEKNPWWEVDLGANTTIDKVVIWNRTDNNLFNRMKSCRVILLDENRQPVWAGRVNSPFNPSAEFVPPKTIDGMDEQARNELAAYLKGNSPELEKQKKQIAALEKKLNAIKPITSPVMQELPADKQRKSFIQIRGNYQSHGEEVGPSVLDSFHAFPEDSRADRLAMAEWLVSKENPLTARVVVNRHWEQLFGIGIVETSEDFGSQGELPTHPQLLDTLAVELMEHDWDTKWLVKQVVMSQAFRQSATTTPEKLEKDARNQLVSRGPRVRLSAEMVRDQALAVSGLLSDKMFGPSVQPPRPNLGLRSAFGGSTDWTNSTGEDRYRRGLYTTWRRTTPYPSMATFDAPSREVCTIRRITTNTPLQALVTLNDPVYIEAAQALGHEVWKQQDKSLEAKLEYAFYRSLQRPPTAQETARLKQLFEQAKSQYAEMPEEATKLATDPLGPLPDGAAADEMAAWTIVGNVLLNLDEALNR; encoded by the coding sequence ATGAAAATATTAATTCGCTCCGCTCTAGCAATTTTCTGCTTGAGCGTCTTGCCGATGGTCGCAACGGCGGAAGAACTCGAGATTGATTTCGGACGTGATATTCGTCCGATCCTTTCTGGCAAATGCTTTCATTGTCATGGGCCTGATCCCGAATCGCGAGAGGCCGGGCTGCGCCTGGATCTCGAGGAAGAAGCACGTGCCGAACTCGAAAGCGGCATGCAAGCCATCATCCCGGGGCATGCCGATGACAGTGAATTGATTGCGCGGGTAATTTCCGACGATGAATTTTCGCGGATGCCACCTCCCGAGATCGGAAAGCCTCTTACGGAGCGAGAAGTTCAGCTGCTCAAGCAGTGGATTAACGACGGTGCCAAGTATGCCCCGCACTGGTCGTTTGTGCCGCCCAAGAAACATGACCCACCTCAAGTCGAACAAACAGATTGGGTGAAACATCCGATCGATCATTTCGTGCTCAAGCGGCTCCAAGCGGAAGGGCTCACGCCAAACGAAGAAGCCGATCGCTACACGCTGGCTCGCCGCGTTTCGTTCGCGTTGACCGGCTTGCCGCTTTCGGTTGAAGAGACCGAAGCATTCGTCAACGATGACTCCCCCGATGCCTATGAAAAGCTGGTCGATCGGTTGTTGGCCGATCCTGCTTACGGCGAACGCTGGACGCGTGTCTGGCTCGATATTGCCCGATATGCCGATTCGATGGGATACGCTTCCGATTACCTGCGAACGATCTGGCCGTACCGCGATTGGGTCATTCAGGCGATCAACGAGAACAAGCCGTTCGATCAGTTTTCGATCGAACAGCTTGCCGGCGACTTACTGCCGAATCCGACCCAAGAGCAAATCGTTGCGACTGGCTTTAACCGCAACACGATGACCAACACCGAAGGGGGCACCAACGACGAAGAGTTCCGCAACGCAGCCGTCGTCGATCGTGTGAATACAACCGTCTTGGCTTGGATGGGACTCACGATGGAGTGCGCTCAGTGCCATACGCACAAGTACGATCCGATCACGCAGAAAGAATACTTCGAGTTCTTTGCGATCTTCAATCAGACCGCCGATGCCGATCGTCGTGACGAAGCCCCTGTCCATAGCTGGTTTACCGACCAGCAGAAGGCTCAACAGGCCAGCATCCAATCGCAGATTGACCAGGCCAAGGGCAAACTCAAAGGAATGTTAGAGAACTCGACAGACATTGTGCTTTCCGAAAGCATTCCGAATGTCGGGCGATATGTTCGCGTCGAAAATCTGACCGACGGCGGTTTCCTGCACATTGCCGAGGTCCAAGTTTTCTCCGGTGCTGATAACGTTGCCATGAAGGGAAAAGCAACGCAAAGCAGTGTCGATTACAACGGCCCGCCCAATCTGGCGATCGATGGCAATACCAACGGAGACTACTCCGGGGCGATGAGCACGACGCACACCAAGGAAGAGAAGAATCCTTGGTGGGAAGTCGATCTGGGTGCCAACACGACGATCGACAAAGTGGTGATTTGGAATCGTACCGACAACAATCTCTTCAACCGAATGAAGTCGTGTCGCGTGATTCTGCTGGACGAAAATCGCCAGCCGGTTTGGGCCGGTCGCGTGAACTCGCCATTCAATCCAAGTGCCGAATTCGTTCCGCCGAAGACAATCGACGGTATGGACGAGCAAGCTCGCAATGAATTGGCCGCCTATTTGAAAGGCAATTCGCCGGAACTTGAAAAGCAGAAGAAACAGATCGCCGCGTTGGAAAAGAAGCTGAATGCCATCAAGCCAATCACCAGTCCGGTGATGCAGGAATTGCCAGCAGATAAGCAGCGCAAGTCGTTCATTCAAATTCGGGGTAACTATCAATCGCATGGCGAGGAAGTCGGCCCGAGCGTGCTCGATAGCTTCCACGCATTTCCGGAAGATAGCAGAGCCGATCGACTGGCGATGGCCGAGTGGTTGGTCAGCAAAGAAAACCCGCTGACCGCTCGCGTGGTCGTGAACCGCCACTGGGAACAGCTGTTTGGCATTGGCATTGTCGAAACGAGTGAAGATTTCGGTTCGCAAGGCGAGCTGCCGACCCATCCACAATTGCTCGACACATTAGCGGTTGAATTGATGGAGCATGACTGGGACACCAAATGGCTGGTCAAGCAAGTGGTGATGAGTCAGGCCTTCCGCCAATCGGCCACCACAACGCCAGAGAAGTTGGAAAAGGATGCACGTAATCAATTGGTTTCGCGTGGTCCGCGGGTTCGTCTTTCGGCCGAAATGGTTCGTGATCAGGCATTGGCGGTCAGTGGTTTGCTGAGCGATAAAATGTTCGGCCCATCGGTTCAGCCACCACGGCCGAACTTGGGGCTGCGTTCGGCGTTTGGTGGTTCGACTGACTGGACTAACAGCACCGGGGAAGACCGCTATCGTCGCGGGCTTTACACGACCTGGCGTCGTACGACTCCTTATCCATCGATGGCAACGTTCGATGCCCCGAGCCGTGAAGTTTGCACAATTCGCCGCATCACGACCAACACGCCACTGCAAGCTTTGGTCACATTGAACGATCCGGTTTACATCGAAGCGGCTCAAGCTTTGGGGCACGAGGTTTGGAAGCAGCAAGACAAGTCGCTCGAAGCGAAGTTGGAATACGCCTTCTATCGATCGCTCCAACGACCACCGACCGCGCAGGAAACGGCTCGCCTCAAGCAACTGTTCGAGCAAGCCAAATCGCAATATGCCGAAATGCCAGAGGAAGCCACCAAACTGGCGACCGACCCACTGGGTCCTCTTCCTGACGGAGCCGCTGCCGATGAAATGGCGGCTTGGACGATCGTGGGCAACGTGCTGTTGAATCTGGACGAAGCACTTAACCGCTAA
- a CDS encoding ThuA domain-containing protein: MSYRFARPLLTMLLVLAVAGTSFAEEKAKLKGLLITGGCCHDYPAQIKIITEGLSQRVNIEWDVVIAGDGRQVKVPVYLNHDWIKPYDVVFHNECYGHVDDVEFVEGIVKAHTENNIPAIFVHCSMHSYRNAKTDEWRKLIGMRSTSHEGKHPLDIVTLESDHPIMQGFPKDWKVDRGELYKIEKTWDSATPLAKAYGVDTKKDHNVIWCNEYDGTKSFSTTLGHYNETMNNDVWLSLVARGLLWTVDGLNEDGTTKPGFEGTGKKEIDLSTPNPDKDKSPTKAKK; the protein is encoded by the coding sequence ATGTCGTATCGCTTTGCTCGTCCGCTGCTGACGATGCTGCTTGTGCTGGCCGTCGCTGGAACTTCGTTCGCTGAAGAGAAAGCGAAGCTCAAAGGCTTGCTCATCACTGGCGGTTGCTGCCACGATTACCCTGCCCAAATCAAGATCATCACCGAAGGCCTCAGCCAACGCGTCAACATCGAGTGGGATGTCGTCATCGCCGGCGACGGCCGCCAGGTGAAAGTGCCAGTCTACTTGAATCACGACTGGATCAAACCGTACGACGTTGTCTTCCACAACGAATGCTACGGCCACGTCGACGACGTCGAGTTCGTCGAAGGGATCGTCAAAGCGCACACTGAAAACAACATTCCGGCCATCTTCGTGCACTGCTCGATGCACAGCTATCGCAACGCAAAGACCGACGAGTGGCGCAAACTGATCGGCATGCGAAGCACCAGCCACGAAGGCAAGCATCCGCTAGACATCGTCACGCTCGAGTCGGATCACCCCATCATGCAAGGCTTCCCTAAAGATTGGAAAGTCGACCGCGGCGAGCTCTACAAGATCGAAAAGACTTGGGACTCCGCCACCCCGCTCGCCAAAGCTTATGGGGTCGACACCAAGAAGGATCACAACGTCATCTGGTGCAACGAGTACGACGGCACGAAGAGCTTCTCGACCACGCTCGGACACTACAACGAGACGATGAACAACGATGTTTGGCTGAGCCTCGTCGCTCGCGGCTTGCTTTGGACCGTCGATGGCTTGAACGAAGATGGCACGACGAAACCAGGTTTCGAAGGAACCGGCAAGAAAGAAATTGACCTCAGCACGCCGAACCCTGACAAAGACAAATCGCCTACGAAGGCCAAAAAATAA
- a CDS encoding DUF1559 domain-containing protein: protein MTKAFSRRGFTLVELLVVIAIIGVLIALLLPAVQQAREAARRMSCTNNMKNIGLGLHNYHDTFGSFPSGYISNRTQVASSGNCWSSSGSNNAFAPWTAMLLPFIEQGNLHDRFNFSEKFTMNPIDGAGSATNQALFDTQLDIYQCPSDPRTSQQENLLSYMGVMGGGIWDSSSSTYDFQCRASSDPLRGNDTNGMLYHNSGTKFRDATDGTTNVIMVGESRYQTHNRPDGKNFGWASSANINNLWCMPGTLASALAPINSLQEASHSTQSRCFGSYHPGGCEMLLSDASVQFFIETMDTQMYSQLAIRNDGLPVSGYNSN, encoded by the coding sequence ATGACCAAAGCATTCTCGCGCCGCGGCTTCACCCTTGTGGAGCTTCTCGTGGTGATCGCCATCATCGGTGTGCTCATTGCATTGCTGCTGCCGGCTGTGCAACAAGCTCGCGAAGCAGCTCGACGCATGAGCTGCACCAACAACATGAAGAACATCGGCCTGGGCCTGCACAACTATCACGATACGTTCGGCAGTTTCCCGTCAGGTTACATCAGCAATCGCACCCAAGTCGCTTCCAGCGGCAACTGCTGGAGCTCTTCCGGGTCGAACAATGCGTTTGCCCCTTGGACCGCCATGCTGCTGCCGTTCATTGAACAAGGCAACCTGCACGATCGGTTCAACTTCTCCGAGAAGTTCACCATGAACCCGATCGACGGTGCCGGCAGTGCCACCAATCAGGCGTTGTTCGATACGCAGCTGGACATCTACCAGTGCCCTTCCGATCCACGCACCTCGCAACAGGAAAACCTGCTTTCCTACATGGGTGTCATGGGGGGCGGTATCTGGGATTCGTCTTCCAGCACGTACGACTTCCAGTGCCGAGCTTCCAGCGATCCGCTGCGTGGTAACGACACCAACGGCATGCTGTATCACAACTCCGGCACCAAGTTCCGCGACGCCACCGACGGTACGACCAATGTCATCATGGTGGGAGAAAGCCGTTACCAAACCCACAATCGCCCCGACGGCAAGAACTTCGGCTGGGCCAGCAGCGCCAACATCAACAACTTGTGGTGCATGCCAGGCACGCTTGCCAGCGCCTTGGCTCCGATCAATTCGTTGCAGGAAGCCTCGCACAGTACTCAATCGCGTTGCTTCGGCAGCTACCACCCCGGCGGCTGCGAAATGCTGCTCAGCGATGCCTCGGTGCAGTTCTTCATCGAAACGATGGACACGCAAATGTATAGCCAGTTGGCCATCCGCAACGACGGCCTGCCGGTCAGCGGTTATAACAGCAACTAA
- a CDS encoding SPASM domain-containing protein translates to MSRLKYDPWVLALHLLDASGNHRVVMSPGRLSQILTASRRVETIHSVHVRGIQADPGELAQLVDQGRMIALTGFPQRVLFTTGEGMMRQEVEEVFRAFTTIEFALPNPLRHQLLPFHETDSEQLEAGLESWLRTIEYYARVKHAWQLSSELIVRIPQGNLAIDLAGRLDSLGWRAAFRVQRSGGASAFSLEQQKADYGMKLCEEPYRVMTFGACGQLTGCSGQRRQRVYFGGLEEDSLRGLWESSAMEAWRMNRTESQCQGCPGLGSTLRRPSLISVYDSVGEQRFHEYPHQQLRKIADESEGRLTARSSAREIFRTPRKAS, encoded by the coding sequence ATGTCGCGTCTCAAGTACGACCCGTGGGTGCTCGCGCTCCATTTGCTCGATGCCAGTGGCAACCACCGCGTGGTGATGTCACCAGGTCGGTTGTCTCAAATCCTGACTGCCAGCCGTCGTGTCGAAACGATTCATTCGGTCCACGTCCGCGGCATCCAAGCCGACCCCGGCGAACTCGCTCAGCTGGTCGACCAGGGCCGAATGATCGCGCTGACGGGGTTTCCGCAGCGGGTTCTCTTCACCACCGGAGAAGGGATGATGCGGCAGGAAGTCGAAGAGGTCTTTCGGGCCTTCACAACCATCGAGTTCGCGCTGCCTAACCCCCTCCGGCATCAACTGCTGCCGTTTCATGAGACCGACTCCGAGCAGCTCGAAGCAGGTCTCGAATCGTGGCTGCGTACCATCGAGTACTATGCTCGCGTGAAGCATGCCTGGCAGCTTTCGTCGGAGCTGATCGTCCGCATACCCCAAGGAAACCTGGCGATCGATCTGGCCGGTCGACTCGACTCGCTTGGCTGGCGAGCCGCATTCCGTGTCCAGCGAAGCGGCGGCGCGAGTGCGTTTTCGCTCGAACAGCAGAAAGCCGACTACGGCATGAAGCTATGCGAAGAGCCATACCGCGTGATGACGTTTGGGGCTTGCGGGCAACTGACAGGGTGCAGCGGCCAGCGGCGACAACGTGTTTACTTCGGCGGCTTGGAAGAAGACTCGCTACGCGGGCTGTGGGAAAGCTCGGCGATGGAGGCGTGGCGGATGAACCGTACCGAAAGCCAATGCCAAGGCTGCCCCGGTCTTGGAAGCACACTCCGTCGACCATCGCTGATCAGCGTTTACGACTCGGTCGGCGAACAACGCTTCCACGAGTACCCACACCAGCAGCTGCGAAAGATCGCCGATGAATCAGAAGGCCGCCTGACGGCACGCAGCTCGGCGAGAGAGATCTTTCGGACGCCACGAAAAGCGTCGTAA
- a CDS encoding 4a-hydroxytetrahydrobiopterin dehydratase, whose amino-acid sequence MDIQTTDQLTQKKCKPCEGGVDPCTLDEATNQLAKLDGWYLTHDGKRIRKDWTVKHFMAGLTFFNKVAEIAEEDGHHPDLHIEGYRNVSIELWTHAIGGLSENDFILAAKIDQVPVEVKS is encoded by the coding sequence ATGGATATTCAAACGACCGATCAACTGACGCAAAAGAAGTGCAAGCCTTGCGAAGGAGGCGTCGACCCTTGCACCCTCGACGAAGCGACCAATCAGCTGGCCAAGCTCGACGGTTGGTATCTCACCCACGATGGAAAACGGATCCGCAAAGACTGGACGGTCAAGCACTTCATGGCCGGACTGACGTTCTTTAACAAAGTCGCCGAGATCGCCGAAGAAGATGGTCACCATCCCGATCTTCACATCGAAGGCTATCGCAACGTTTCCATTGAACTGTGGACGCACGCCATCGGCGGCCTGAGCGAAAACGATTTCATCCTCGCCGCCAAGATCGATCAGGTCCCCGTCGAAGTGAAGTCGTAA
- a CDS encoding phosphatidylglycerophosphatase and protein-tyrosine phosphatase 1 family protein: MKRFFQHLYAKSIYWPSYVYNWTMIRRLKWWRWYDQIEEHVFVGAVPSRKMAVDLAESGIKGVINTCQEYEGPLDVYKEHGVEQLYLPTVDFTPPSVEDIDEGVRFIEKFVAEEKDVYIHCKAGRARSATIALCWLMKAKGMTPEQAQVFLLEKRKQVLPTLYRRPVVQSYYRGLQETAKA; encoded by the coding sequence ATGAAGCGTTTTTTTCAGCATCTCTACGCGAAATCGATCTATTGGCCCTCGTACGTCTATAACTGGACCATGATCCGGCGGCTGAAGTGGTGGCGTTGGTACGACCAGATTGAAGAGCATGTCTTCGTCGGGGCGGTTCCTTCTCGGAAAATGGCCGTCGACTTGGCCGAAAGCGGCATCAAAGGGGTAATCAACACATGCCAGGAATACGAAGGCCCCCTGGATGTCTATAAAGAACATGGGGTCGAGCAGCTTTACTTGCCAACGGTCGACTTCACTCCGCCCAGTGTCGAGGACATCGACGAAGGAGTCCGCTTCATCGAGAAGTTTGTCGCCGAAGAGAAAGATGTCTACATCCACTGCAAAGCAGGCCGCGCGCGAAGTGCGACCATCGCGCTTTGCTGGCTGATGAAGGCCAAAGGAATGACTCCGGAACAAGCCCAGGTGTTTTTGCTCGAGAAACGAAAGCAAGTGCTACCAACTCTCTACCGCCGTCCTGTGGTGCAGTCGTATTACCGCGGCTTGCAAGAGACTGCCAAAGCGTAA
- a CDS encoding ThuA domain-containing protein produces MLRLVCCLGLLLSMTSFASAEDAALNQPPKGFKLLFNGKDLNGWKGLVANPKKRAEMSAEELAAAQTKADESMNAHWKVEDGVLVFDGKGQSLCTAKDYADFEMYVDFKIKEAGDSGIYLRGSPQVQIWDPSNKGPNPDGVGSGGLYNNQKNPSQPLVTADHLIGEWNTFFIRMIGDRVTIKLNGKLVTDDVVLENYWERDKPIYRTGQIELQNHGNTLYFRNIYIRELVTPDQIEKMAAALPEKPRVAPQEKQNVLVFTRYHGFRHSSIPVGAMAVQMLGDKTGAFDARITNDLTMLDPETLKDYDAIVMVNTTGQWIKPRDEDIAKLAAAGKEMTKDEAEAMFRKSLLDFVSSGKGLVGFHAASDANYHWEEFGKLIGGYFDQHPWHEKVGIKVDSPDHPLMAAFGGEDFAIVDEIYQFRDPYSRDALHVLLSLDVDKTNMDKKNIKRKDGDFAVSWVRSYGDGRVFYSSLGHREEIYWNPQMLKFYLDGIQFALGDIEAPTAPSGSK; encoded by the coding sequence ATGTTGCGTTTGGTGTGTTGCTTGGGCCTGCTGTTGAGCATGACCTCATTTGCGTCCGCGGAAGATGCCGCTTTGAACCAACCGCCTAAGGGATTCAAGCTGCTCTTCAACGGCAAAGATTTAAATGGCTGGAAAGGGCTTGTCGCCAATCCCAAGAAACGAGCCGAGATGTCGGCCGAAGAACTCGCCGCCGCCCAAACCAAAGCGGACGAGTCGATGAACGCCCATTGGAAAGTGGAAGATGGCGTTCTCGTTTTCGACGGCAAAGGGCAAAGCCTCTGCACCGCCAAAGACTATGCCGACTTCGAGATGTACGTCGATTTCAAAATCAAGGAAGCTGGCGACAGCGGTATCTATTTGCGTGGCAGTCCCCAGGTTCAAATCTGGGACCCCAGCAACAAAGGCCCGAACCCTGACGGGGTCGGTTCCGGCGGGCTCTACAACAATCAGAAGAACCCCAGTCAGCCTCTTGTCACCGCCGACCATCTGATCGGCGAATGGAATACGTTTTTCATCCGCATGATCGGCGACCGCGTAACGATCAAGCTGAACGGCAAGTTGGTCACCGACGACGTCGTGCTGGAAAACTATTGGGAACGCGACAAGCCGATCTATCGCACCGGACAGATCGAACTGCAAAACCATGGCAACACGCTCTACTTCCGCAACATCTATATCCGCGAGCTAGTGACGCCGGATCAGATCGAAAAGATGGCAGCCGCTTTGCCGGAGAAGCCTCGCGTTGCGCCACAGGAAAAGCAAAACGTGTTGGTCTTTACCCGATACCATGGCTTCCGCCACAGCTCGATCCCTGTCGGGGCGATGGCGGTGCAGATGCTCGGTGACAAGACAGGCGCCTTCGATGCTCGCATCACCAACGACTTGACGATGCTCGATCCGGAAACGCTCAAAGATTACGACGCCATCGTCATGGTCAACACCACCGGGCAATGGATCAAGCCGCGTGACGAAGACATCGCCAAGCTTGCCGCAGCCGGCAAAGAGATGACCAAGGACGAAGCGGAAGCCATGTTCCGCAAGAGCCTGCTCGACTTCGTTTCCAGCGGCAAAGGACTTGTCGGTTTTCATGCCGCGAGCGATGCCAACTATCACTGGGAAGAGTTCGGCAAGTTGATCGGCGGTTACTTCGATCAGCACCCTTGGCACGAGAAAGTCGGCATCAAAGTCGATAGCCCCGACCATCCACTGATGGCAGCTTTCGGCGGCGAGGACTTTGCGATTGTCGACGAGATCTACCAGTTCCGCGATCCTTACTCGCGCGATGCTTTGCACGTGTTGTTGTCGCTGGATGTCGACAAAACCAACATGGACAAGAAGAACATCAAGCGTAAAGATGGCGACTTCGCTGTGTCCTGGGTTCGTAGCTATGGCGACGGTCGCGTCTTTTACAGTTCGCTCGGCCATCGCGAAGAGATTTACTGGAATCCCCAAATGCTGAAGTTCTACCTCGACGGCATCCAGTTCGCTCTCGGCGACATCGAAGCCCCCACCGCCCCCAGCGGTTCGAAGTAG